Proteins co-encoded in one Halorussus vallis genomic window:
- a CDS encoding Cdc6/Cdc18 family protein produces MVSDETVERDPLFRYDEPIFADEDLLRISHLPGPNRIVGRDEHMQKVAEALNPAIFGQEPTHLFIFGKTGTGKSLISRSVSRRVEDEARREDVRVRTAFIDCGEQTTEASVIKTIGRQLNDSNETGITVPQRGLGTGDYYDRLWRIIDTSSDVTIVILDEIDMLEDDEVLRKLSRAGENRRITDSTIGIVGISNKIDFPDELNERVKSSFAHDELVFPPYDAHQLIDILQNRADAFRDGVLSDDAIPLTAALAAQEHGDARKAIDILRNAGRIATKDDDTEVTEHHVYAAKEKTEADRFAELIEGAPTQAKAILLALTVLTENRHQEQFPTQQIYKQYQTIARELDMDALSERRVQEILQEQDFLNVINSETRGRGRGRGVHTMHRLLEEPEIVKKVLNRDSRIADLGI; encoded by the coding sequence ATGGTTTCCGACGAGACAGTCGAACGCGACCCTCTCTTTCGCTACGACGAACCGATCTTCGCGGACGAGGACCTGCTGCGCATCTCCCACTTGCCCGGCCCGAACCGAATCGTGGGCCGCGACGAGCACATGCAGAAGGTCGCCGAGGCGCTGAACCCCGCCATCTTCGGCCAAGAGCCGACCCACCTGTTCATCTTCGGCAAGACCGGCACCGGCAAGTCGCTCATCTCCCGAAGCGTCTCCCGGCGCGTCGAGGACGAGGCCCGCCGCGAGGACGTCCGGGTCCGGACCGCCTTCATCGACTGCGGCGAACAGACCACCGAGGCGTCGGTCATCAAGACGATCGGCCGCCAACTAAACGACTCGAACGAGACGGGCATCACGGTCCCCCAGCGCGGCCTCGGCACGGGCGACTACTACGACCGCCTCTGGCGCATCATCGACACCTCCAGCGACGTCACCATCGTCATCCTCGACGAGATAGACATGCTGGAGGACGACGAGGTGCTCCGGAAACTCTCACGGGCCGGCGAGAATCGCCGCATCACCGACTCGACTATCGGCATCGTCGGCATCTCGAACAAGATAGACTTCCCCGACGAACTCAACGAGCGCGTCAAGTCGAGTTTCGCCCACGACGAACTGGTCTTCCCGCCCTACGACGCCCACCAACTCATCGACATCCTCCAGAACCGCGCCGACGCCTTCCGCGACGGCGTGCTCTCGGACGACGCCATCCCGCTCACCGCCGCGCTCGCCGCCCAGGAACACGGCGACGCCCGCAAGGCCATCGACATCCTCCGGAACGCGGGCCGCATCGCGACCAAGGACGACGACACCGAGGTAACCGAACACCACGTCTACGCCGCCAAGGAGAAGACCGAGGCCGACCGCTTCGCCGAACTAATCGAGGGCGCGCCGACCCAGGCGAAGGCCATCCTGCTGGCGCTCACGGTACTCACCGAGAACCGCCATCAGGAGCAGTTCCCGACCCAGCAGATATACAAGCAGTACCAGACCATCGCCCGCGAACTCGACATGGACGCCCTCTCGGAGCGCCGCGTCCAGGAGATTCTTCAAGAGCAGGACTTCCTCAACGTCATCAACTCCGAGACGCGGGGTCGGGGCCGAGGACGCGGGGTACACACGATGCACCGCCTGCTCGAAGAGCCCGAAATCGTCAAGAAGGTGCTGAACCGGGACTCTCGGATTGCGGACCTAGGGATTTAG
- a CDS encoding zinc-dependent metalloprotease, with protein MSLYRSVRAIAESSGTGPIDWTAVAEAAKASTDPGSLELTAAERDGYASDVRDARARVREVSGAEFDVPNTIEVQNRHHWIDANIDTFRRVMTPLEEHGPPVLPGVSRTINTGTMSVMLSVLAKNVLGQYDPLLLAEGDEHALYFVRPNIQRIADALAVDYDRFRRWIAFHEVTHAAEFGAAPWLSKHLESRMEAGIEALAHGGIDRKAFRELDAAMTAVEGYAELLMDGAFDDEYADLREKMEERRRSQDPLSKLLRRMLGLGLKRRQYERGKAFFDAVAAERGIEGASRVWDRPENLPTDAELDEPRRWLARVSP; from the coding sequence GTGAGCCTCTACCGTAGCGTCCGGGCGATCGCCGAGTCCTCGGGCACCGGCCCCATCGACTGGACGGCCGTGGCCGAGGCCGCCAAGGCGTCGACCGACCCCGGGTCCCTGGAGTTGACGGCGGCCGAACGCGACGGGTACGCCTCCGATGTCCGGGACGCTCGTGCCCGCGTTCGCGAGGTTTCCGGCGCGGAGTTCGACGTCCCGAACACCATCGAGGTCCAGAATCGCCACCACTGGATAGACGCCAACATCGACACCTTCCGGCGGGTGATGACCCCGCTCGAAGAGCACGGCCCGCCGGTTCTGCCGGGCGTCTCGCGCACCATCAACACCGGCACGATGTCGGTGATGCTGTCGGTGCTGGCCAAGAACGTCCTCGGCCAGTACGATCCGCTTCTGCTCGCGGAGGGCGACGAGCACGCGCTGTACTTCGTCCGGCCGAACATCCAGCGCATCGCCGACGCGCTGGCGGTCGACTACGACCGCTTCCGGCGGTGGATCGCGTTCCACGAGGTCACCCACGCCGCAGAGTTCGGCGCGGCCCCGTGGCTCTCCAAACACCTCGAATCGCGCATGGAGGCGGGCATCGAGGCGCTGGCCCACGGCGGCATCGACCGCAAGGCGTTCCGCGAACTCGACGCCGCCATGACCGCCGTCGAGGGGTACGCCGAACTGCTGATGGACGGTGCGTTCGACGACGAGTACGCCGACCTCCGCGAGAAGATGGAAGAGCGCCGGCGGTCTCAGGACCCCCTCTCGAAACTTCTCCGGCGGATGCTCGGCCTGGGCCTCAAGCGCCGCCAGTACGAGCGCGGCAAGGCGTTCTTCGACGCGGTGGCGGCCGAGCGCGGCATCGAGGGTGCGAGTCGAGTCTGGGACCGCCCGGAGAACCTGCCGACCGACGCAGAGCTAGACGAACCCCGGCGATGGCTCGCGCGAGTGAGTCCGTAA
- a CDS encoding 50S ribosomal protein L37e, translating into MTGAGTPSQGKKNKTTHVKCRRCGEKSYHVKKKECSSCGFGKSKKRRDYEWQSKAGE; encoded by the coding sequence ATGACCGGAGCAGGAACCCCGAGCCAGGGGAAGAAGAACAAGACGACGCACGTCAAGTGTCGTCGCTGCGGCGAGAAATCGTACCACGTCAAGAAGAAAGAGTGCTCGTCCTGCGGCTTCGGCAAGTCGAAGAAGCGCCGCGACTACGAGTGGCAGAGTAAAGCCGGCGAGTAA
- a CDS encoding DUF7838 family putative zinc beta-ribbon protein: MAQELDHDCPQCGTERTFYRTASTNLHLGLKTKWGCPECDYRFVRIDGEIDSSEA; encoded by the coding sequence ATGGCTCAGGAGCTCGACCACGACTGTCCCCAGTGTGGGACCGAGCGGACCTTCTACCGCACCGCGAGCACGAATCTCCACCTCGGACTCAAGACCAAGTGGGGCTGTCCGGAGTGCGACTACCGGTTCGTCCGGATCGACGGCGAAATCGACTCGTCCGAGGCGTAG
- a CDS encoding DICT sensory domain-containing protein, producing MTLREFLDSAATRRKTLTVFSPDRYETLAEHFETRNVAVEYADLPDDGSGGFVVVSESGEFVGSVGEAAIRELVGPATAFGTAPTDATRALLSLLADTTFVSFDKRQMLAAAREIEDRAYRRGLGTLRTGFQRLSALRHQERVYEALAAETDLDVHVYGRPDWDPEVAGATVHEADDGEIGAFWFVVFDGGGDDERACALVAEERDAGGFHGFWTYDPETVGAIDAHLEATYG from the coding sequence GTGACACTCCGCGAGTTCCTCGATTCGGCCGCGACGCGGCGCAAGACCCTCACGGTGTTCTCGCCCGACCGGTACGAGACGCTCGCCGAGCACTTCGAGACGCGGAACGTCGCGGTCGAATACGCCGACCTCCCCGACGACGGTTCGGGCGGGTTCGTCGTCGTGAGCGAGAGCGGCGAGTTCGTCGGGAGCGTCGGCGAGGCCGCGATTCGCGAACTCGTCGGGCCGGCGACCGCGTTCGGGACCGCGCCGACCGACGCTACTCGCGCACTGCTGTCGCTGCTCGCCGACACGACGTTCGTCTCGTTCGACAAGCGCCAGATGCTGGCGGCCGCCCGCGAGATAGAGGACCGGGCGTACCGACGCGGCCTCGGGACGCTCCGGACCGGCTTCCAGCGCCTCTCGGCGCTCCGCCATCAGGAGCGCGTCTACGAGGCGCTGGCGGCCGAAACCGACCTCGATGTCCACGTCTACGGCCGCCCCGACTGGGACCCGGAGGTCGCCGGCGCGACGGTCCACGAGGCCGACGACGGCGAAATCGGCGCGTTCTGGTTCGTCGTCTTCGACGGCGGCGGCGACGACGAACGGGCCTGCGCGCTGGTCGCCGAGGAGCGCGACGCCGGCGGATTCCACGGGTTCTGGACGTACGACCCCGAGACGGTCGGAGCCATCGACGCCCACCTCGAAGCGACCTACGGGTGA
- a CDS encoding LSM domain-containing protein: MSGRPLDVLEASLDQEVTVRLKGGEEYVGTLTGYDQHMNLVLEDTEAEDTTIIRGDNLVSINP; encoded by the coding sequence ATGAGTGGACGACCGCTCGACGTACTGGAAGCCTCCCTCGACCAGGAGGTAACGGTGCGCCTGAAAGGCGGCGAGGAGTATGTGGGCACGCTTACCGGCTACGACCAGCACATGAACCTAGTGCTGGAGGACACGGAAGCGGAAGACACAACCATTATACGCGGCGACAACCTCGTGTCGATTAACCCATGA
- a CDS encoding acyl-CoA thioesterase yields MTEYSVTTEVDVRFRDLDPMGHVNNAVYATYLEEGRTAYFRRVLDASLAEVDTVLASVELDFLRSVELGDEVTVAARVPELGESSIPMEYEVRIGEEVAATGRAVQVVYDSEAGRPRPIPTEWREAIREYEGF; encoded by the coding sequence ATGACGGAATACTCGGTCACCACCGAGGTCGACGTCCGGTTCCGCGACCTCGACCCGATGGGACACGTCAACAACGCCGTCTACGCCACGTACCTCGAGGAGGGCCGGACCGCCTACTTCCGCCGCGTGCTGGACGCGTCGCTCGCAGAGGTCGATACGGTCCTGGCGAGCGTCGAACTCGACTTCCTGCGGTCGGTCGAGTTGGGCGACGAGGTGACGGTGGCGGCCCGCGTGCCCGAACTCGGCGAGTCGTCGATTCCGATGGAGTACGAGGTCCGGATCGGCGAGGAGGTGGCCGCGACCGGGCGGGCGGTCCAGGTCGTCTACGACAGCGAGGCCGGCCGACCCCGGCCGATTCCCACCGAGTGGCGCGAGGCCATTCGGGAGTACGAGGGGTTTTAA
- the purF gene encoding amidophosphoribosyltransferase — protein sequence MPEGRDPVDDGPTEKCGVVGVSLTDRDAARPLYYSLYALQHRGQESAGIVTHDGFQQHSHVEMGLVGDAFGEDDIEGLRGSAGIGHVRYPTAGSVDKSCAQPFTVSFKSGALGLSHNGNLVNADDVRDELAALGHAFTSDGDTEVIAHDLARNLLEADLVRAVKRTMGRIHGSYSLTIMHDDTVLGVRDPEGNRPLCIGKLEDGYVVASESAAIDTLDGELVRDVRPGELVVLSPDGEGFDSYQLFEREHTAHCFFEHVYFARPDSVIDGSLVYEVRRELGRKLWAESGIDTDVVMPVPDSGRAFAGGYAEAAQEDGAGVEFAEGLMKNRYVGRTFIMPTQDERERAVRLKLNPIKSTVEGKTVTLIDDSIVRGTTSNQLVALLKDCGAAEVHMRIGAPPIVAPCYMGINMATREELIAADRSVEEIRDQIEADSLAYLSKDAVAEALDSDRIDLCMGCVTGEYPYDIDGEETDREVSRPDVGEAASADD from the coding sequence ATGCCAGAAGGCCGGGACCCGGTCGACGACGGGCCGACCGAGAAGTGCGGCGTGGTCGGCGTCTCGCTCACGGACCGCGACGCCGCGCGTCCCCTGTACTACTCGCTGTACGCCCTCCAACACCGCGGACAGGAGTCGGCGGGCATCGTGACCCACGACGGCTTCCAGCAGCACAGCCACGTCGAGATGGGCCTCGTCGGCGACGCCTTCGGCGAGGACGACATTGAGGGTCTGCGCGGGAGCGCGGGCATCGGCCACGTCCGTTACCCGACCGCCGGGAGCGTCGACAAGTCCTGCGCCCAGCCGTTCACGGTGTCGTTCAAGAGCGGCGCACTCGGACTCAGCCACAACGGCAACCTCGTCAACGCCGACGACGTCCGCGACGAACTCGCGGCGCTCGGCCACGCGTTCACTTCCGACGGCGACACCGAGGTCATCGCCCACGACCTGGCGCGCAACCTGCTGGAGGCCGACCTTGTGCGCGCGGTCAAGCGGACGATGGGCCGCATCCACGGCTCGTACTCGCTGACCATCATGCACGACGACACCGTCCTCGGGGTCCGGGACCCCGAGGGCAATCGCCCGCTGTGCATCGGAAAACTCGAGGACGGCTACGTAGTCGCCAGCGAGTCGGCGGCCATCGACACGCTGGACGGCGAACTCGTCCGGGACGTCCGGCCCGGCGAACTCGTCGTCCTCTCGCCCGACGGCGAGGGCTTCGACTCCTACCAGTTGTTCGAGCGCGAGCACACCGCCCACTGCTTCTTCGAGCACGTCTACTTCGCCCGGCCCGACAGCGTCATCGACGGCAGCCTCGTCTACGAGGTCCGGCGGGAACTGGGCCGCAAACTCTGGGCGGAGAGCGGTATCGACACCGACGTGGTGATGCCGGTGCCCGACTCCGGCCGCGCCTTCGCCGGCGGCTACGCAGAAGCGGCCCAGGAGGACGGCGCGGGCGTCGAGTTCGCCGAGGGTCTGATGAAGAACCGCTACGTCGGCCGGACGTTCATCATGCCGACCCAGGACGAGCGCGAACGCGCCGTTCGGCTGAAGCTCAACCCCATCAAGTCGACCGTCGAGGGCAAGACGGTGACGCTCATCGACGACAGCATCGTCCGGGGGACCACCTCGAACCAACTCGTCGCCCTGCTCAAAGACTGCGGCGCCGCGGAGGTCCACATGCGCATCGGCGCGCCGCCCATCGTCGCGCCCTGCTACATGGGCATCAACATGGCGACCCGCGAGGAACTCATCGCCGCCGACAGGTCGGTCGAGGAGATTCGCGACCAGATCGAGGCCGACAGCCTCGCGTACCTCTCGAAGGACGCGGTCGCCGAGGCGCTCGACAGCGACCGCATCGACCTCTGCATGGGGTGTGTCACCGGCGAGTACCCCTACGACATCGACGGCGAGGAAACCGACCGCGAAGTTTCGCGGCCGGACGTCGGCGAGGCCGCCAGCGCCGACGACTGA
- a CDS encoding cob(I)yrinic acid a,c-diamide adenosyltransferase yields MKVYTGRGDEGQTDLRDMSRVSKTSPRIEAYGTVDELNALVGRTRPTGHDDVDDHLREVQNHLHVVQADFANPDPDEDDPAVGTEHVEQLEDWMDGYDEELEPLQSFILPGGSESGADLHHARTVCRRAERRAVALQSDEDVNDEAVTYLNRLSDALFVFARVVNQREGVPEESPTY; encoded by the coding sequence ATGAAAGTCTACACCGGTCGCGGCGACGAGGGACAGACCGACCTCCGGGACATGTCGCGCGTCTCGAAGACGAGTCCGCGAATCGAAGCCTACGGCACGGTGGACGAACTCAACGCCCTCGTCGGCCGGACGCGGCCGACCGGTCACGACGACGTCGACGACCACCTTCGCGAGGTCCAGAACCATCTCCACGTCGTCCAGGCCGACTTCGCCAATCCCGACCCCGACGAGGACGACCCTGCGGTCGGCACCGAACACGTCGAGCAGTTGGAGGACTGGATGGACGGGTACGACGAGGAACTCGAACCCCTCCAGTCGTTCATCCTGCCGGGCGGGAGCGAGTCCGGCGCGGACCTCCACCACGCCCGGACGGTCTGTCGCCGGGCCGAGCGCCGCGCCGTCGCGCTCCAAAGTGACGAGGACGTCAACGACGAGGCGGTCACCTACCTCAATCGCCTCTCGGACGCGCTGTTCGTCTTCGCGCGCGTGGTGAACCAGCGCGAGGGCGTCCCCGAGGAGTCGCCGACGTACTGA
- a CDS encoding glutaredoxin family protein, with protein sequence MSVILYALDGCPYCEKVHDALEDAGVEYETRWVEALHSERDEVKRISGQRAVPVLVHEEAGVTMNESDNVLEYVERSLANA encoded by the coding sequence ATGTCCGTGATACTGTACGCGCTCGACGGCTGTCCGTACTGCGAGAAGGTCCACGACGCGCTGGAAGACGCCGGCGTCGAGTACGAGACGCGGTGGGTCGAGGCGCTCCACTCCGAACGCGACGAAGTCAAGCGAATCAGCGGCCAGCGCGCCGTGCCGGTGCTGGTCCACGAAGAGGCTGGCGTGACGATGAACGAGAGCGACAACGTCCTCGAATACGTCGAACGGTCGCTCGCTAACGCGTGA
- a CDS encoding DUF420 domain-containing protein, with amino-acid sequence MQSFLKRNVPAVTGVLSVVSLALVFAVALEVVPADALPRAPDPIVAAIPHVNAAISVAAFGVVAASWRAIRRGAVGRHRKGMLAGVVLFVAFLALYLYRVALVGPTHYQGPAVVEQFVYYPLLAIHILLAVICIPLLYYVLLLALTRPISELPATAHPRVGRVAASLWLTSFALGVVVYLMLYVF; translated from the coding sequence ATGCAGAGCTTCCTGAAGCGCAACGTGCCGGCGGTGACGGGGGTCCTGAGCGTCGTCTCGCTGGCGCTGGTGTTCGCCGTGGCGCTGGAGGTGGTGCCGGCCGACGCGCTCCCGCGCGCGCCCGACCCGATCGTCGCCGCGATTCCGCACGTCAACGCCGCCATCAGCGTCGCGGCGTTCGGCGTTGTCGCGGCGTCGTGGCGCGCGATTCGCCGCGGTGCGGTCGGGCGCCACCGCAAGGGAATGCTCGCGGGGGTCGTCCTGTTCGTCGCGTTCCTCGCGCTGTACCTCTATCGCGTCGCGCTGGTAGGACCGACCCACTACCAGGGCCCGGCGGTCGTCGAGCAGTTCGTCTACTACCCGTTGCTGGCGATTCACATCCTGCTGGCGGTGATCTGTATCCCACTGCTGTACTACGTCCTGCTGCTCGCGCTGACCCGCCCCATCTCCGAACTCCCGGCGACGGCCCACCCCCGCGTCGGCCGAGTCGCGGCCTCGCTGTGGCTGACCTCGTTCGCGCTCGGCGTGGTGGTGTATCTGATGTTGTACGTGTTCTAA
- a CDS encoding AAA domain-containing protein translates to MNVRGTVVGEPETRTVSTQYGESDLAEVTVREDDGPKRVTLWGKWTESAELLEDGMELLVTDVDEGEYRGETTYSTGKESYVVVEPSFLVDVTDIRSWVQCPRMYYLNKLSGIPLEYPVVKGTIVHEVFGDLLRDRDIDESIDERVEEAGLQLGLLGRERDDVADEVRQNAKAIEGWLQQGALTEEDDWRSEQLLISETFGIKGRADALRRGMPVELKTGKNLKRDPRFQDKIQAACYGLLLRERGVPVDTGTLLYTKNSALDRTEESGDLSPAKEFSMGDGLLKFVVRTRNEIAAMEFDSGIPTGYEADATCEYCFEQDTCMVVSGRLDQESKAGQIGEAIPEEEREYFDRIYRAIEEERGATHKEYAKLWEQTAAERADDDRALIGLEPAGQRQIEGGRWELRANRTDEAVSKIREGDVVLASDGDPIGGHAEMARVRKLGDEVVVTADEPVELRRLDVYPSELSADRMLTALHDFLLKGDQRRKDVLFERADPEFGDGETIYIDNNEAQNAAVNLATNAEDFALVHGPPGTGKTYTIARTIRAMVEQGERVLLSAFTNRAVDNALEALRDQGFEDIVRVGTENGVREDMQDLRLERAGDPGERVAELRVASVVAATTATCGSRIMREQHFDAALVDEASQLTEPATLAAVNLADRFVLVGDHQQLPPVVRTENDLATSLFERLIETYPEAGVMLDRQYRMSQRIQAFSSREFYDGQLRPAAGEVAAQRLADLPEVAETSVPEELRGGVSFVDPDGRTDGNTNPVEAERVAEIVGDFLAAGLAPEEVGVIAPFRAQVAEIGRRVPDGVAVDTVDRFQGSSKEVLVVSFVATGDLESPIFEDYRRVNVALTRAKKSLVLVGDEEALRTDDLYSRMVQWAN, encoded by the coding sequence GTGAACGTACGGGGTACGGTCGTCGGGGAACCCGAGACGCGGACGGTCAGCACGCAGTACGGCGAGAGCGACCTCGCCGAAGTCACGGTCCGCGAGGACGACGGCCCCAAGCGGGTGACGCTGTGGGGCAAGTGGACCGAGTCGGCCGAACTCCTCGAAGACGGAATGGAACTGCTGGTCACCGACGTCGACGAGGGCGAGTACCGCGGCGAGACGACCTACTCGACCGGCAAGGAGTCGTACGTCGTCGTCGAACCCTCCTTCCTGGTGGACGTGACCGACATCCGGTCGTGGGTCCAATGCCCGCGGATGTACTACCTCAACAAGCTTTCCGGCATTCCGCTGGAGTACCCGGTGGTCAAGGGGACCATCGTCCACGAGGTGTTCGGCGACCTGCTCCGGGACCGCGACATCGACGAGAGCATCGACGAGCGCGTCGAGGAGGCCGGCCTCCAACTCGGCTTGCTGGGCCGCGAGCGCGACGACGTCGCCGACGAGGTGCGCCAGAACGCAAAGGCCATCGAGGGGTGGCTCCAGCAGGGCGCGCTCACCGAGGAGGACGACTGGCGGAGCGAGCAACTGCTCATCAGCGAGACGTTCGGCATCAAGGGCCGGGCCGACGCGCTCCGGCGCGGGATGCCCGTCGAACTCAAGACTGGCAAGAATCTCAAGCGCGACCCCCGGTTCCAGGACAAGATTCAGGCGGCGTGTTACGGGTTACTCCTCCGCGAACGCGGCGTTCCGGTCGATACCGGCACCCTGCTGTACACCAAGAACTCCGCGCTCGACCGGACCGAGGAGAGCGGCGACCTCTCGCCGGCCAAGGAGTTCTCGATGGGCGACGGCCTGCTGAAGTTCGTGGTGCGGACCAGAAACGAGATCGCCGCGATGGAGTTCGACTCCGGGATTCCGACGGGCTACGAGGCCGACGCCACCTGCGAGTACTGCTTCGAGCAGGACACCTGCATGGTCGTCTCGGGGCGCCTCGATCAGGAGTCGAAGGCCGGCCAGATCGGCGAGGCGATTCCCGAGGAAGAACGCGAGTACTTCGACCGCATCTACCGCGCCATCGAGGAGGAGCGCGGGGCGACCCACAAGGAGTACGCCAAACTCTGGGAGCAGACCGCCGCCGAGCGTGCCGACGACGACCGAGCGCTCATCGGACTCGAACCCGCGGGCCAACGCCAGATCGAAGGCGGTCGCTGGGAGCTACGTGCCAACCGGACCGACGAAGCGGTTTCGAAGATTCGGGAGGGCGACGTGGTGCTGGCGAGCGACGGCGACCCCATCGGGGGCCACGCCGAGATGGCCCGCGTCCGAAAGCTGGGCGACGAGGTGGTCGTCACGGCCGACGAACCGGTCGAACTCCGGCGACTCGACGTCTACCCCTCTGAGCTCTCGGCCGACCGGATGCTCACCGCGCTCCACGACTTCCTGCTCAAGGGCGACCAGCGGCGCAAGGACGTGCTGTTCGAGCGCGCCGACCCCGAGTTCGGGGACGGCGAGACGATCTACATCGACAACAACGAGGCCCAGAACGCCGCCGTGAATCTCGCGACCAACGCCGAGGACTTCGCGCTGGTCCACGGCCCTCCGGGCACGGGCAAGACCTACACCATCGCGCGGACCATCCGGGCGATGGTCGAGCAGGGCGAACGCGTCCTGCTGTCGGCGTTCACTAACCGCGCGGTCGACAACGCGCTCGAAGCCCTGCGCGACCAGGGATTCGAGGACATCGTGCGCGTCGGCACCGAGAACGGCGTCCGCGAGGACATGCAGGACCTTCGGCTCGAACGCGCTGGCGACCCCGGCGAGCGCGTCGCCGAACTCCGGGTCGCGAGCGTGGTCGCCGCCACCACCGCCACGTGCGGTTCGCGAATCATGCGCGAACAGCACTTCGACGCCGCGCTGGTCGACGAGGCCTCTCAGCTCACCGAACCCGCGACGCTCGCCGCGGTGAACCTCGCCGACCGCTTCGTGCTGGTCGGCGACCACCAGCAACTCCCGCCGGTCGTCCGCACCGAGAACGACCTCGCGACCTCGCTGTTCGAACGGCTCATCGAGACGTACCCCGAGGCGGGCGTGATGCTCGACCGCCAGTACCGGATGAGCCAGCGCATCCAGGCGTTCTCCTCCCGGGAGTTCTACGACGGCCAGCTCCGGCCCGCCGCCGGCGAAGTCGCCGCCCAGCGACTCGCGGACCTCCCCGAGGTCGCCGAGACGAGCGTCCCCGAGGAACTCCGCGGCGGCGTCTCGTTCGTCGACCCCGACGGCAGGACCGACGGGAACACCAACCCCGTCGAGGCCGAGCGCGTCGCCGAAATCGTCGGCGACTTCCTGGCCGCGGGACTCGCGCCCGAGGAGGTCGGCGTCATCGCGCCGTTCCGGGCGCAGGTCGCGGAAATCGGCCGACGAGTGCCCGACGGCGTCGCGGTCGACACCGTCGACCGCTTCCAGGGGTCGAGCAAGGAGGTCCTCGTGGTGTCGTTCGTCGCCACGGGCGACCTAGAGAGCCCCATCTTCGAGGACTACCGCCGGGTGAACGTGGCACTGACGCGGGCGAAGAAGTCGCTCGTGCTGGTCGGCGACGAGGAGGCGCTCCGGACCGACGACCTCTACTCGCGGATGGTCCAGTGGGCTAACTGA